Proteins from a single region of Stappia sp. ES.058:
- a CDS encoding cupin domain-containing protein — MIDPSLSALDIVRILDLAPHPEGGHYRETYRDPACDASGRARSTAIYYLLEAGDISAWHRVDAVEVWHWYAGGPLALTISENGHDARALHLGVDLAANQRPQGVVPSGAWQTAESLGRWTLVGCTVAPGFEFSGFEMAPKDWRPLPRG; from the coding sequence ATGATCGATCCCTCGCTTTCCGCCCTGGACATCGTCCGAATTCTGGATCTCGCGCCGCACCCCGAAGGCGGCCACTACCGCGAGACCTATCGCGATCCGGCGTGCGATGCCTCGGGGCGGGCGCGGTCGACGGCGATCTATTATCTGCTTGAGGCCGGAGACATTTCCGCCTGGCACCGGGTGGATGCGGTGGAGGTGTGGCACTGGTACGCAGGCGGTCCGCTGGCGCTGACGATTTCCGAAAACGGGCACGACGCGCGCGCGCTTCATCTCGGGGTCGATCTCGCCGCCAACCAGCGCCCGCAGGGCGTCGTGCCGTCCGGGGCCTGGCAGACGGCGGAAAGCCTCGGGCGCTGGACGCTGGTCGGCTGCACCGTCGCGCCGGGGTTCGAGTTTTCAGGCTTCGAGATGGCGCCGAAGGACTGGCGACCGCTGCCGCGCGGCTGA
- the gloB gene encoding hydroxyacylglutathione hydrolase produces MAMSEATKQVEIRQFSCLDDNFGVLVHVPATGGTIAIDVPDAEPYLAELERMGWTLTDILITHHHWDHVQGLGALKAATGARVTGPALSRDKIAEMDAVVADGDTITAGGLAFQALGTPGHTLDQISWWSPDAHFAHTGDTLFALGCGRVFEGDMAMMWASMDKLARLLPADTRIYCGHEYTLANARFAVTVDPDNAELAKRAKTVEGLRERNQPTLPTTMEDELATNPFLRPSDPGIRKTLGMMEATDAEVFAEIRRRKDSF; encoded by the coding sequence ATGGCGATGAGCGAAGCGACGAAGCAGGTCGAAATCCGGCAGTTTTCCTGTCTCGACGACAATTTCGGGGTGCTGGTGCATGTGCCCGCGACAGGCGGCACGATTGCCATCGACGTCCCCGACGCCGAGCCGTATCTGGCGGAGCTGGAGCGGATGGGCTGGACGCTCACCGATATTCTGATCACCCACCATCACTGGGACCATGTGCAGGGACTGGGCGCGCTCAAGGCCGCCACCGGTGCGCGCGTGACCGGGCCTGCGCTGTCGCGCGACAAGATCGCGGAGATGGATGCCGTCGTCGCGGACGGGGACACGATCACCGCCGGTGGCCTAGCGTTTCAGGCGCTCGGGACGCCCGGGCATACGCTCGACCAGATTTCCTGGTGGTCGCCTGATGCGCATTTCGCCCACACGGGCGATACGCTGTTCGCCCTTGGCTGCGGGCGGGTGTTCGAGGGCGACATGGCGATGATGTGGGCCTCGATGGACAAGCTCGCCCGGCTGTTGCCGGCGGATACGCGGATCTATTGCGGCCATGAATACACATTGGCCAACGCGCGCTTCGCCGTGACCGTCGACCCCGACAATGCCGAACTGGCGAAGCGGGCAAAGACCGTGGAGGGCCTGCGCGAACGCAACCAGCCGACGCTGCCGACCACCATGGAAGACGAGCTTGCGACCAATCCGTTTCTGCGTCCCTCAGATCCCGGCATCCGCAAGACGCTCGGCATGATGGAGGCAACCGACGCGGAGGTTTTCGCCGAGATCCGTCGGCGCAAGGACAGCTTCTGA
- a CDS encoding class I SAM-dependent methyltransferase codes for MYLDVVHQRTFYDLPLGRMLRVLLGARIRAFWPELRDRRLIGIGYAGPYMRPYLDEAERCVAAMPAAQGVVAWPRGGRNSAALVDETELPFFDNSFDNALVVHGVDHSGDPDAMLREVWRVLAPGGRMIVVLPNRRGLWARSEISPFGYGRPFSRGQIEALLRACQFNTLGTDEALFLPPTKSRMLLRSARAWERVGRRMWPAFAGLLLVEAEKQIYRGTPVGRTRLIRAFRPTFIPDGAATGLTVPPGPPALIASAETAPVHRSGSTPTRAR; via the coding sequence ATGTATCTCGACGTCGTCCATCAGCGCACCTTCTACGACCTGCCACTCGGTCGGATGCTGCGAGTCCTCCTGGGCGCGCGCATCCGCGCGTTCTGGCCCGAACTGCGTGACCGCCGCCTGATCGGCATCGGCTACGCAGGACCCTACATGCGCCCCTATCTGGACGAGGCGGAACGCTGCGTCGCGGCCATGCCGGCGGCACAGGGCGTTGTCGCCTGGCCGCGTGGCGGACGCAATTCGGCAGCGCTTGTCGACGAGACGGAGCTGCCGTTCTTCGACAACAGTTTCGACAATGCGCTGGTCGTGCATGGCGTCGACCACAGCGGCGACCCCGACGCCATGCTGCGTGAGGTCTGGCGGGTCCTGGCGCCCGGCGGCCGCATGATCGTCGTATTGCCGAACCGCCGAGGTCTGTGGGCGCGATCGGAGATCTCGCCCTTCGGCTACGGACGCCCGTTCTCGCGCGGCCAGATCGAGGCCCTGCTGCGCGCCTGCCAGTTCAACACGCTGGGAACCGATGAGGCGCTGTTCCTGCCGCCGACAAAATCACGCATGCTGCTCAGGAGCGCGCGCGCCTGGGAGCGTGTGGGCCGGCGCATGTGGCCGGCCTTCGCCGGACTGCTTCTGGTGGAGGCGGAAAAGCAGATCTATCGCGGAACGCCGGTCGGCAGGACCCGGCTGATCCGCGCGTTCCGGCCGACCTTCATCCCCGACGGCGCAGCGACGGGCCTGACGGTTCCGCCCGGCCCGCCGGCCCTTATCGCTTCAGCAGAAACAGCGCCTGTTCACCGATCAGGTTCCACACCCACCAGGGCGCGGTGA
- the metW gene encoding methionine biosynthesis protein MetW, translating to MSGKNGVRGDHRLVADLVEPGCRVLDIGCGDGELLHLMVREKQVDGRGIELSQAGVNACVARGLSVVQGDADSDLADYPDDAFDFVILSQTLQATRAPRVVLDQLLRIGSNVIVSFPNFGVWRNRLQLMFLGRMPVTDYLPYSWYDTPNIHFCTIRDFVSMCEETDAHMVKAMALNARGEPVGFTAPWWVWNLIGEQALFLLKR from the coding sequence ATGAGCGGGAAAAACGGCGTTCGCGGCGATCACCGGCTGGTCGCCGATCTGGTGGAGCCCGGCTGCCGTGTGCTCGATATCGGCTGTGGTGACGGCGAGTTGCTGCATCTCATGGTGCGCGAGAAACAGGTCGACGGGCGCGGCATCGAATTGTCCCAGGCCGGCGTCAATGCCTGTGTTGCGCGGGGATTGTCGGTGGTGCAGGGCGATGCCGACAGCGACCTTGCGGACTATCCGGACGACGCCTTCGATTTCGTCATTCTCAGCCAGACCCTGCAGGCGACGCGCGCGCCGCGCGTCGTGCTGGACCAGTTGCTCAGGATCGGATCGAACGTGATCGTGTCCTTCCCGAATTTCGGGGTCTGGCGCAACCGGCTGCAGCTGATGTTCCTCGGTCGCATGCCGGTGACCGATTATCTGCCATATTCCTGGTACGACACGCCGAACATCCACTTCTGCACGATCCGGGATTTCGTCTCGATGTGCGAGGAGACGGACGCGCATATGGTCAAGGCGATGGCGCTTAATGCGCGCGGCGAACCGGTCGGCTTCACCGCGCCCTGGTGGGTGTGGAACCTGATCGGTGAACAGGCGCTGTTTCTGCTGAAGCGATAA
- a CDS encoding homoserine O-acetyltransferase: MDAPTSQVCAFGGDTALRLDSGALLDPWQIAYETYGTLNAERSNAVLICHALTGDQYVASSNPITSKPGWWSMLVGPGRPVDTNLYYVICANVLGGCLGTTGPASTNPATGRRWGLDLPLVTIKDMVHAQAMLLDRLGIETLFAVVGGSMGGMQVLQWASSYPGRVFAALPIATAARHSSQNIAFHEVGRQAVMADPNWCGGRYFEKGVRPSKGLAVARMAAHITYLSDPALHRKFGRNLQDRDAVTFGFDADFQIESYLRHQGMTFVDRFDPNAYLYLTRAMDYFDLGADFGGTLARAFLHSATRFCVMSFTSDWLFPTSESKAVVRALNAAAANVSFVEVESDRGHDAFLLDEPEMFRTVVGFLTGAAHARGIAPPTGSAA, from the coding sequence ATGGACGCGCCGACGAGCCAGGTTTGCGCCTTTGGCGGCGACACCGCGTTGCGGCTCGATTCCGGTGCGCTGCTCGATCCCTGGCAGATTGCCTATGAAACCTACGGCACACTGAACGCCGAGCGCAGCAATGCGGTGCTGATCTGCCACGCGCTGACGGGCGACCAGTATGTCGCGTCCAGCAATCCGATCACCTCCAAGCCCGGCTGGTGGTCGATGCTCGTCGGCCCCGGCCGGCCGGTCGATACCAACCTCTATTACGTGATCTGCGCCAACGTTCTGGGCGGCTGTCTCGGAACGACGGGCCCGGCCTCGACCAATCCGGCCACGGGACGGCGCTGGGGGCTGGATCTGCCGCTCGTTACCATCAAGGACATGGTGCACGCCCAGGCGATGCTGCTTGACCGTCTGGGGATCGAGACGCTGTTTGCCGTCGTTGGCGGCTCGATGGGCGGCATGCAGGTGCTGCAATGGGCGTCGAGCTATCCCGGGCGCGTATTCGCCGCGCTGCCGATCGCCACGGCCGCCCGGCATTCCTCGCAGAACATCGCCTTCCACGAGGTGGGGCGCCAGGCGGTGATGGCGGATCCCAACTGGTGCGGCGGGCGCTACTTCGAGAAGGGCGTGCGGCCGTCCAAGGGGCTCGCGGTGGCGCGCATGGCCGCCCATATCACCTATTTGTCGGATCCGGCGCTGCATCGGAAATTCGGCCGCAACCTTCAGGATCGCGACGCGGTGACCTTCGGTTTCGACGCGGATTTCCAGATCGAGAGCTATCTGCGTCACCAGGGGATGACCTTTGTCGACCGCTTCGATCCGAACGCCTACCTCTACCTCACGCGGGCCATGGACTACTTCGATCTCGGAGCCGATTTCGGCGGCACGCTGGCGCGCGCCTTTCTGCATTCCGCGACACGGTTCTGCGTGATGTCCTTCACCTCCGACTGGCTGTTTCCCACTTCCGAGAGCAAGGCGGTTGTGCGCGCGCTCAATGCCGCTGCCGCCAATGTCTCCTTCGTCGAGGTGGAGAGCGACCGCGGCCACGACGCCTTCCTGCTGGACGAGCCGGAGATGTTTCGCACCGTGGTCGGATTTCTGACGGGCGCGGCCCACGCACGCGGCATCGCGCCGCCGACCGGGAGCGCGGCATGA
- the hisC gene encoding histidinol-phosphate transaminase — MQSVISHPQPRPGILDIAPYIPGRTKSTGGSKLHKLSSNETPLGASPEAVAAYTAQAAHLELYPDGGSSTLREAIAEVYGLNAQRIICGNGSDEILELVARAYIGPGDEGIFTEHGFLVYKIAILAAGGTPVIAPEKDLATDVDAILARVTDRTKVVFLANPNNPTGTYVPFEEVRRLHAALPPHVLLVLDAAYAEYVRRNDYEAGMELAATADNVLMTRTFSKIYGLAALRLGWAYGPAHLVDVLNRIRGPFNVSAAAQAAGIASVRDRAFVETAVAHNETWLPWVASELEALGLTVTPSVGNFVLIHFPDTPGKTAQEADAYLCDRGCVLRSVAAYGLPAALRMSIGTEEANRAVVAALKTFLAA, encoded by the coding sequence ATGCAATCAGTCATCTCGCACCCGCAGCCCCGTCCAGGCATCCTCGACATTGCGCCCTATATTCCCGGCCGCACGAAATCGACCGGAGGCAGCAAACTGCACAAGCTCTCGTCCAACGAGACGCCGCTTGGCGCCAGCCCCGAGGCCGTCGCCGCCTACACGGCGCAGGCCGCGCATCTGGAACTCTACCCTGACGGCGGCTCTTCCACGTTGCGCGAGGCCATCGCCGAGGTCTACGGACTGAACGCCCAGCGCATCATCTGCGGCAACGGCTCCGACGAGATCCTGGAACTGGTCGCGCGCGCCTACATCGGCCCGGGCGACGAGGGTATTTTCACCGAGCACGGCTTCCTGGTCTACAAGATCGCCATTCTCGCGGCCGGCGGGACGCCCGTCATCGCGCCGGAAAAGGATCTGGCGACCGATGTCGATGCGATCCTGGCACGCGTCACCGACCGCACCAAGGTGGTGTTCCTCGCCAATCCGAACAATCCGACCGGCACCTATGTTCCCTTCGAGGAGGTGCGCCGCCTGCACGCCGCCCTGCCGCCGCATGTGCTGCTGGTGCTCGATGCGGCCTACGCGGAATACGTGCGCCGAAACGACTACGAGGCCGGCATGGAACTCGCTGCGACCGCCGACAACGTGCTGATGACGCGCACCTTCTCCAAAATCTACGGCCTTGCGGCCCTGCGTCTTGGCTGGGCCTACGGGCCGGCGCATCTCGTCGACGTGCTGAACCGCATCCGCGGCCCGTTCAACGTCTCTGCCGCCGCGCAAGCCGCCGGCATCGCCTCGGTGCGCGACCGCGCGTTCGTCGAGACGGCGGTTGCCCACAACGAAACGTGGCTGCCCTGGGTCGCCTCGGAACTGGAAGCACTTGGCCTGACCGTCACGCCCAGCGTTGGAAACTTCGTTCTGATCCATTTTCCAGACACGCCGGGCAAGACGGCTCAGGAGGCCGACGCCTATCTCTGCGACCGGGGATGCGTTCTCCGGTCGGTCGCAGCCTACGGACTGCCCGCAGCGCTGCGCATGTCGATCGGCACGGAAGAGGCGAACCGCGCCGTTGTCGCGGCGCTCAAGACCTTCCTCGCCGCCTGA
- a CDS encoding prephenate/arogenate dehydrogenase family protein produces the protein MSFTPFPRVALIGIGLIGSSLAHVIRRNGLASEIVVSTRSEHTLRRAEELGLGDRYCLDAGEAVADADLVILCVPVGASEAVAKWIGPALKPGAIVTDTGSTKASVVRQMAPHLPKNVHFIPGHPIAGTEESGPDAGFAELFRDRWCILTPENDADADAVARLTAFWEACGSTVETMDADHHDLVLAIVSHLPHIIAYNIVGTADDLEAVTKSEVIKYSASGFRDFTRLAASDPTMWRDVCLHNKDAILEMLARFSEDLAALQRAVRWGDGDALFDLFTRTRGIRRSIVEAGQDTDIPNFGRDAAAKGAPGND, from the coding sequence ATGTCCTTTACGCCCTTTCCCCGCGTCGCCCTGATCGGCATCGGCCTGATCGGATCTTCGCTCGCCCATGTCATCCGGCGCAACGGCCTTGCCTCGGAAATCGTCGTTTCCACCCGCTCGGAGCATACGCTGCGCCGCGCGGAGGAACTCGGCCTGGGCGACCGATATTGCCTCGACGCGGGCGAGGCGGTGGCGGACGCGGACCTGGTGATCCTCTGCGTTCCCGTCGGGGCCAGCGAGGCGGTCGCCAAATGGATCGGCCCTGCGCTGAAACCCGGTGCGATCGTAACCGATACCGGCTCGACCAAGGCCTCCGTCGTGCGCCAGATGGCGCCGCATCTGCCGAAAAACGTGCATTTCATCCCCGGACATCCGATCGCGGGCACGGAAGAATCTGGCCCCGACGCGGGCTTTGCCGAACTCTTCCGCGATCGCTGGTGCATCCTGACACCCGAGAACGACGCCGATGCGGATGCCGTCGCCCGGCTGACGGCCTTCTGGGAAGCCTGCGGCTCGACCGTCGAGACGATGGACGCCGATCACCACGACCTGGTTCTGGCCATCGTCTCGCATCTGCCGCACATCATCGCCTACAACATCGTCGGAACGGCGGACGATCTGGAAGCCGTGACCAAATCCGAGGTGATCAAATACTCCGCCTCGGGCTTTCGCGACTTCACCCGGCTGGCGGCCTCCGACCCGACGATGTGGCGGGACGTGTGCCTGCACAACAAGGATGCGATCCTGGAGATGCTTGCGCGGTTTTCCGAGGATCTCGCGGCGCTGCAACGCGCGGTGCGCTGGGGCGACGGCGACGCGCTGTTCGATCTCTTCACCCGCACGCGCGGCATCCGACGCTCCATCGTGGAAGCGGGCCAGGACACGGACATTCCGAACTTCGGCCGCGATGCCGCGGCAAAGGGCGCGCCCGGAAACGACTGA
- the folK gene encoding 2-amino-4-hydroxy-6-hydroxymethyldihydropteridine diphosphokinase, with protein sequence MTGTSTPKPVRAALGLGSNIGDTRANLDAALDGLSQSGDVRVVARSSDYRTPPWGPVPQDDYRNACALIETSLSPRALLDLCLSVERALGRVRDVRWGPRLIDIDVLVYGDETVEEEGLSIPHPRMGERAFVLVPLAEIWPDAPVGDGRTAAEALATCPGQDEIRRLDGA encoded by the coding sequence GTGACCGGCACATCGACGCCGAAGCCGGTACGTGCGGCGCTGGGGCTCGGCTCGAACATCGGCGATACGCGCGCCAATCTCGACGCAGCGCTCGACGGCTTGAGCCAAAGCGGTGATGTGCGGGTTGTCGCGCGCTCGAGCGATTATCGCACGCCTCCCTGGGGGCCGGTGCCGCAGGACGACTATCGCAACGCCTGCGCGCTGATCGAGACGTCGCTGTCGCCGCGCGCGCTGCTGGATCTCTGCCTGTCGGTGGAAAGGGCGCTCGGGCGCGTGCGCGACGTGCGCTGGGGGCCGCGCTTGATCGACATCGACGTGCTCGTCTATGGCGATGAAACGGTCGAGGAGGAGGGGCTGTCGATCCCGCATCCGCGCATGGGCGAGCGGGCCTTCGTGCTCGTGCCGCTGGCCGAGATCTGGCCCGATGCCCCTGTCGGCGATGGCCGCACGGCGGCCGAGGCGCTTGCGACCTGCCCCGGTCAGGACGAGATCCGCCGCCTCGACGGCGCCTGA
- the folP gene encoding dihydropteroate synthase produces MTSPKDQARLAFPGGGLSLDRPRVMGILNVTPDSFSDGGRFVAREDALASARNMIAHGADVIDVGAESTRPGAVPVPPEEEWRRLEPVLSEVVAMGMPVSIDTYKASIARDACRAGAVVVNDVWGLQKDPDMADVVAESGAAVIMMHNRTAADAGIDILDDIDRFFERSMTIAERAGIPAERQMLDPGIGFGKTLDQNYLVLNRLEMLAKYGRPLMVGASRKRLIGAVLSVETDDRLYGSLAIHTVAMMKGAAMIRVHNVQPHADAARIVQAIGREGLA; encoded by the coding sequence ATGACATCCCCGAAAGATCAGGCGCGTTTGGCTTTCCCGGGCGGCGGTCTCTCCCTCGACCGTCCGAGGGTGATGGGCATCCTCAACGTTACGCCGGATTCCTTTTCCGATGGCGGGCGCTTTGTCGCCCGGGAGGATGCGCTTGCCAGCGCCCGCAATATGATTGCTCATGGCGCGGATGTGATCGACGTTGGCGCGGAAAGCACCCGCCCCGGCGCCGTGCCGGTGCCGCCGGAAGAAGAATGGCGGCGGCTGGAACCGGTTCTGTCGGAAGTGGTGGCGATGGGCATGCCCGTGTCCATCGACACCTACAAGGCGTCAATTGCGCGTGACGCCTGCCGGGCCGGCGCGGTTGTCGTGAACGATGTATGGGGTCTGCAAAAGGACCCGGACATGGCGGATGTCGTAGCGGAAAGCGGCGCCGCCGTGATCATGATGCACAATCGCACCGCGGCGGATGCGGGGATCGACATCCTCGACGACATCGACCGGTTTTTCGAGCGCTCCATGACGATTGCCGAGCGCGCCGGAATCCCCGCGGAAAGGCAGATGCTCGATCCGGGCATCGGCTTCGGCAAGACGCTCGACCAGAACTATCTCGTGCTCAACCGGCTGGAGATGCTTGCCAAATACGGCCGACCGCTAATGGTCGGCGCGTCGCGCAAGCGCCTGATCGGCGCCGTGCTCAGCGTCGAGACCGATGACCGACTGTACGGCTCGCTGGCCATTCACACCGTCGCGATGATGAAGGGAGCGGCCATGATCCGCGTGCACAACGTTCAGCCCCATGCGGATGCCGCGCGCATCGTGCAAGCGATCGGCCGCGAGGGCCTGGCGTGA
- a CDS encoding multidrug effflux MFS transporter, whose translation MTTTEAGLLRPDHPGAGTPVPPMSETRTAVLGAALVAIGPITMALYTPAMPVLAQVFSTSASMVKLTLTAYFAGFALTQLVCGPLTDAFGRKSVTLVFLALYLASTVMAAFAPTIEWMLVARTMQGIGASVGVAVSRAIVRDQFTGRTSARIMNAVAMMLAIGPALAPTIGGVTLELFGWREIFWAMMIYGVVLVFGILVFLRETNAYIDPANLRPGVLVRNYLMLLIDPRFMQPSLLVGFGIGTIYTLATILPFVLIEQVGLTPIQFGFGMMIQSGSFIAGAIVTSRLLKRMDAEALLPFSLSCMVLSGVAMVVLLSLTEPKFLTVMLPVGVFAFTLAMSLPSASTAALQGFPRLAGSASSMMGFMQFGAGLAGSLVAASLGDPLLGLTLVPPAMLFLAVGSYVGLGRHNRRKAGGRA comes from the coding sequence ATGACAACGACTGAAGCCGGCCTTCTGAGGCCGGACCACCCCGGGGCCGGAACACCGGTCCCGCCGATGAGCGAGACGCGAACGGCCGTTCTGGGCGCAGCGCTTGTTGCGATCGGACCCATCACCATGGCGCTCTACACGCCGGCCATGCCGGTGCTTGCACAGGTGTTTTCCACCTCCGCGTCAATGGTGAAGCTGACGCTCACGGCCTATTTCGCCGGCTTCGCGCTCACCCAGCTCGTCTGCGGCCCGCTGACGGACGCGTTCGGCCGCAAGTCCGTGACGCTTGTCTTCCTGGCGCTCTATCTCGCCTCCACGGTGATGGCGGCCTTTGCCCCGACCATCGAATGGATGCTGGTGGCGCGCACCATGCAGGGCATCGGCGCCTCTGTCGGCGTGGCCGTGTCGCGCGCGATCGTGCGCGACCAGTTTACCGGGCGGACCTCCGCCCGGATCATGAATGCCGTTGCAATGATGCTGGCGATCGGTCCGGCGCTCGCGCCCACCATCGGCGGCGTGACGCTCGAGCTGTTCGGCTGGCGCGAGATTTTCTGGGCGATGATGATCTATGGCGTGGTGCTGGTCTTCGGCATTCTGGTCTTCCTGCGCGAGACCAATGCCTATATCGATCCGGCAAACCTCAGGCCCGGCGTTCTTGTGCGAAATTACCTGATGCTGCTGATCGATCCGCGGTTCATGCAGCCGAGCCTGCTCGTCGGCTTCGGGATCGGCACGATCTACACGCTTGCGACCATCCTGCCCTTCGTGCTCATCGAGCAGGTGGGGTTGACGCCGATACAATTCGGCTTCGGCATGATGATCCAGTCCGGCTCCTTCATCGCCGGGGCCATCGTCACGTCGCGCCTCTTGAAGCGCATGGACGCCGAAGCGCTGCTGCCGTTCAGCCTGAGTTGCATGGTGCTTTCGGGAGTTGCGATGGTCGTGCTGCTCAGCCTTACGGAACCGAAGTTCCTGACGGTGATGCTGCCCGTGGGCGTCTTCGCCTTCACTCTGGCAATGTCGCTTCCTTCAGCTTCCACCGCCGCGCTTCAGGGCTTTCCGCGCCTCGCCGGCTCGGCGTCTTCGATGATGGGGTTCATGCAGTTCGGCGCCGGCCTTGCGGGAAGTCTGGTCGCGGCCAGCCTCGGCGATCCCTTGCTTGGCCTGACGCTGGTGCCGCCGGCGATGCTCTTTCTCGCGGTCGGGTCCTATGTCGGCCTCGGTCGTCATAACCGTCGAAAGGCCGGGGGGCGGGCATAA
- a CDS encoding MarR family winged helix-turn-helix transcriptional regulator, producing MVVPPRPIGYLVADIARLMRRRFERALAAADTGVTAAEARVLAYVEHFPARRQAVLAERLGVEPMTLSALVDRLEASGLLCRRPDPQDRRAKLIELAPGAAPVMGRIHDVAVRLRTEAVAGFSPADVDAVYDLLGRMHENLTDCGPSETS from the coding sequence ATGGTCGTGCCGCCCCGTCCGATCGGTTACCTCGTTGCGGATATCGCGCGCCTCATGCGTCGGCGGTTCGAGCGTGCGCTTGCCGCCGCCGACACGGGGGTAACCGCTGCCGAGGCGCGGGTCCTGGCCTATGTCGAGCATTTTCCCGCGCGACGGCAGGCCGTCCTTGCCGAACGGCTGGGCGTGGAACCCATGACGTTGAGCGCTCTCGTCGACAGGCTTGAAGCATCGGGCCTGCTGTGTCGCAGGCCTGATCCGCAGGATCGCCGTGCCAAGCTGATCGAGCTTGCGCCCGGCGCGGCGCCCGTTATGGGGCGCATCCATGATGTTGCGGTCCGGTTGCGGACGGAGGCGGTCGCCGGGTTCTCGCCGGCCGATGTCGATGCCGTTTACGACCTGCTTGGAAGAATGCACGAAAACCTGACCGACTGCGGTCCCTCGGAGACATCATGA